One window of the Acidimicrobiia bacterium genome contains the following:
- a CDS encoding MFS transporter, with translation MTSKVYAFRFFGDLILIYPLYAVLFARHGLSAAEISLLFVVWSVVSFALEVPTGVLADRFSRRHLLAVAQLVRAAGYLVWWLAPSFEGFAAGFVLWGIQGAITSGAFQALVFDELRAAREDHRYARIMGAGEAWSSGGAVVGSLIAAAVIPLGFGAILVASSAACLVTGAIALSFPAAAPAEPAVDHRYLMLLRAGVREVLGRRALLGFVVFSGAVVGLGAVEEFYALILRDVDISRAGISLWHAGFFLVAIAGNLLAHRVSDVSWLRLAAMSAAMGIALITTARVSASAVPITLVLFQGVYAIQYVAFDARLQTMITSRARATVTSVQGFVTELAAIATFLGFGAVASVTSTAAAAGAAGLTLVVVALAFGATASRRASEADEW, from the coding sequence CTGACCAGCAAGGTCTACGCCTTCCGGTTCTTCGGCGATCTCATCCTGATCTACCCGCTCTATGCGGTGTTGTTCGCGCGGCACGGCTTGTCGGCGGCCGAGATCTCCCTGCTCTTCGTGGTGTGGTCGGTCGTCAGCTTCGCGCTCGAAGTCCCGACCGGCGTGCTCGCCGACCGGTTCTCGCGGCGCCACCTGCTCGCCGTCGCCCAGCTCGTGCGTGCAGCCGGATATCTCGTGTGGTGGCTGGCACCGAGCTTCGAGGGGTTCGCGGCCGGATTCGTGCTCTGGGGGATCCAAGGTGCGATTACGTCGGGCGCCTTCCAAGCCTTGGTGTTCGACGAGCTGCGTGCCGCGAGGGAGGACCACCGGTACGCCCGCATCATGGGTGCTGGCGAGGCGTGGAGCTCGGGTGGAGCGGTCGTCGGCAGCCTGATCGCGGCCGCGGTGATCCCACTCGGCTTCGGTGCGATCCTGGTTGCGAGCTCCGCGGCGTGCCTGGTGACGGGCGCGATCGCATTGTCGTTCCCGGCCGCGGCGCCGGCCGAGCCGGCCGTCGACCACCGATATCTCATGCTGCTGCGCGCTGGAGTTCGCGAGGTGTTGGGGCGCCGCGCCCTGCTGGGCTTCGTCGTGTTCTCGGGCGCGGTCGTCGGGCTGGGCGCGGTGGAGGAGTTCTACGCCTTGATCCTCCGCGACGTCGACATCAGTCGGGCGGGAATCAGCTTGTGGCATGCGGGCTTCTTCCTCGTCGCGATCGCTGGGAACCTGCTCGCACACCGTGTGTCAGACGTCTCATGGCTCCGACTCGCCGCGATGTCGGCGGCGATGGGCATCGCGCTGATCACCACGGCGCGGGTGTCGGCCTCAGCGGTCCCGATCACGTTGGTGCTCTTCCAAGGCGTCTACGCGATCCAGTACGTGGCGTTCGACGCCCGCCTCCAGACGATGATCACCTCGCGCGCCCGAGCGACAGTGACGTCCGTGCAGGGGTTCGTGACCGAGCTCGCCGCGATTGCCACGTTCCTCGGCTTCGGCGCGGTGGCGAGCGTTACGTCGACGGCTGCCGCGGCCGGCGCCGCGGGCCTCACGCTCGTGGTCGTGGCCCTGGCATTCGGGGCGACGGCGTCCCGCAGGGCCTCGGAGGCCGACGAATGGTGA
- a CDS encoding SDR family NAD(P)-dependent oxidoreductase, whose protein sequence is MTNPFGDADKRVVVTGAATGVGAALIELLAELEASHVTVIDVKAPTGPHDVFIETDRSDSAAVDAAIAAIDGDVHALFNNAGVADTMPPRAVLAVNFLALRRLSEGLLDQVPAGGAIVQHGIDRREPVAVPPR, encoded by the coding sequence ATGACCAATCCGTTCGGAGACGCGGACAAGCGTGTCGTCGTGACCGGCGCGGCAACGGGCGTCGGCGCGGCGTTGATCGAGTTGCTCGCGGAGCTCGAGGCCAGCCACGTCACCGTCATCGACGTGAAGGCGCCGACCGGTCCGCACGATGTGTTCATCGAGACCGATCGCTCGGATTCTGCCGCGGTGGATGCCGCGATTGCTGCGATCGACGGCGACGTGCACGCGTTGTTCAACAACGCGGGCGTGGCCGACACCATGCCGCCGCGCGCCGTGCTGGCCGTCAACTTCCTCGCGCTGCGTCGGCTGTCAGAAGGCTTGCTCGACCAGGTGCCCGCCGGTGGCGCGATCGTTCAACACGGCATCGACCGCCGGGAGCCAGTGGCAGTCCCACCTCGCTGA
- a CDS encoding ABC transporter permease, with amino-acid sequence MWKATVKGILARKVRLLLTAFAVLLGVSFVSGTFVLTDTLDRSFEGLFRQFGSGIDLVVRQQAPFGGDSGRQRFSSALLDQVRTVDGVSTANGVLIDYAQFVDRNGENIQTGGAPTNGITWSQPGNEGPLRLVRDGDRRGHPPNGRHEIAMDSSTAREHDFHIGDRVRVLLEGPAETFRIVGLFTFGDQRELGAVTFAAFDLETAQSVFDAPDLVDWVSVTAQPGVSERELRSSITAVIGPTYDVETGQAFAADRGDEVLDFLELLTQLLLGFALIGLVVGAFIIFNTFTILVAQRTQELGLLRAMGASGRQVIASVIIEATVVGAIAAVAGVVVGLGLAAGLLALVSALGRDIPDGSLVLEQRTIVASLVVGVGVTVAASVWPALRAARVPPVAAISNVLPGRVRPMRWRVLVGTALLVGGIPALVIGLQRTQEATDVVNEIWLLALGALLVFFGAVVLLAALARPLAGILGFPLRAVDVTGVLARGNAMRNPRRTAATASALVIGLALVGLVSIFGASAKASVRAAVDAGIRADFILKAQQFSGFSPQVAERLDPLPELDAVAAFRFGNVRVNVIEEVVTGVSARALARVVDLSVREGSTAAMARDGVLLHADAAKEYAVGVGDAITIQFPLGFQSLRVAGIYDQADFLGLFPIDFIVAKRAYDQGFGDDEQDALIYAEAAGDRRAARSAIEAALGRDFPNIEVLSRSEYRADQEAQIDRFLAVTIALLLLSEIIAVLGIVNTLALSVYERTRELGLLRAVGMSRRQVRRMVRGESVLIAVIGGLLGAGIGVLWGWAFSTALETQGISEVRIPGVEFAAFIVLSMVAGVVAALAPAWRASRLDVLRAVTAD; translated from the coding sequence ATGTGGAAGGCGACGGTCAAGGGCATCCTGGCCCGGAAGGTCCGCCTACTGCTCACGGCGTTTGCCGTGCTCCTCGGCGTGAGCTTCGTGAGCGGCACGTTCGTGCTCACCGACACGCTCGATCGCTCCTTCGAGGGTTTGTTCCGCCAGTTCGGCTCGGGCATCGACCTCGTGGTCCGCCAGCAGGCACCGTTCGGAGGCGACAGCGGCCGTCAACGCTTCTCGAGTGCCCTGCTCGACCAAGTGCGCACGGTCGACGGAGTCAGCACCGCCAACGGCGTGCTCATCGACTACGCGCAGTTCGTCGATCGCAACGGCGAGAACATCCAGACGGGTGGCGCGCCGACCAACGGCATCACCTGGTCGCAACCGGGCAACGAGGGACCGCTGCGCCTCGTGCGTGACGGGGACCGGCGCGGGCACCCACCGAACGGGCGACATGAGATCGCCATGGACTCGAGCACCGCTCGTGAGCACGACTTCCACATCGGTGACCGCGTGCGCGTCTTGCTCGAGGGTCCGGCCGAGACGTTCCGGATCGTGGGGCTGTTCACGTTCGGCGACCAGCGCGAGTTGGGCGCGGTCACGTTCGCCGCCTTCGATCTCGAGACTGCGCAGAGCGTCTTCGATGCGCCTGATCTCGTCGACTGGGTCTCGGTGACGGCCCAGCCCGGGGTCTCCGAGCGCGAGCTGCGTTCAAGCATCACGGCTGTCATCGGCCCGACCTACGACGTGGAGACCGGCCAGGCGTTTGCTGCTGACCGCGGCGACGAAGTGCTCGACTTTCTCGAGCTGCTCACGCAGCTGCTGCTCGGCTTCGCCCTCATCGGGCTCGTCGTGGGCGCGTTCATCATTTTCAACACCTTCACGATCCTCGTCGCGCAACGGACGCAAGAGCTCGGGTTGCTGCGTGCGATGGGCGCGAGCGGTCGGCAGGTGATCGCCTCCGTCATCATCGAAGCGACCGTCGTCGGCGCGATCGCCGCGGTCGCGGGAGTGGTCGTTGGCCTCGGCCTGGCCGCGGGCTTGCTGGCGTTGGTAAGCGCGCTTGGGCGCGACATCCCTGATGGAAGCCTGGTGCTCGAGCAACGAACGATCGTGGCCTCACTCGTCGTGGGCGTCGGAGTGACCGTCGCGGCATCGGTCTGGCCCGCGCTACGCGCGGCCCGTGTGCCTCCAGTCGCCGCCATCAGCAATGTGCTGCCGGGGCGAGTGCGACCGATGCGCTGGCGCGTCTTGGTCGGGACTGCACTCCTCGTGGGCGGGATCCCCGCGCTGGTGATCGGTCTCCAGCGCACGCAGGAGGCCACCGACGTCGTCAACGAGATCTGGCTCCTGGCGCTCGGCGCGCTGCTCGTGTTCTTCGGTGCGGTAGTCCTCCTCGCGGCGCTGGCACGGCCACTCGCGGGGATCCTCGGCTTCCCGCTCCGCGCGGTCGATGTCACCGGTGTCCTCGCGCGGGGCAATGCCATGCGTAATCCGCGTCGCACCGCAGCCACCGCGTCCGCGCTGGTGATCGGTCTCGCACTGGTGGGTCTGGTCTCGATCTTTGGCGCTTCCGCCAAGGCATCGGTCCGGGCGGCGGTCGATGCGGGGATCCGGGCCGACTTCATCCTCAAGGCTCAGCAGTTCTCCGGCTTCTCTCCTCAAGTGGCGGAACGCCTCGATCCGCTGCCCGAGCTCGACGCGGTCGCTGCCTTTCGGTTCGGCAACGTGCGTGTCAACGTCATCGAAGAGGTCGTGACCGGAGTATCGGCGCGCGCGCTTGCCCGCGTCGTCGACCTCTCGGTGCGGGAGGGGAGTACGGCGGCGATGGCTCGCGACGGCGTGCTCCTCCATGCCGACGCGGCCAAGGAGTACGCGGTGGGCGTGGGCGACGCCATCACGATCCAGTTCCCGCTCGGCTTCCAGTCGCTGCGGGTCGCGGGGATCTATGACCAGGCCGACTTCCTCGGGCTCTTCCCGATCGACTTCATCGTCGCCAAGCGCGCGTACGACCAGGGCTTCGGCGACGATGAACAGGATGCGCTCATCTACGCCGAGGCTGCGGGAGATCGGCGCGCCGCTCGCTCGGCGATCGAGGCCGCGCTCGGGCGTGACTTCCCGAACATCGAGGTGCTCTCGCGCAGTGAGTACCGCGCCGACCAGGAAGCCCAGATCGACCGGTTTCTCGCGGTGACGATCGCCCTCCTTCTGCTCTCGGAGATCATCGCCGTGCTCGGGATCGTGAACACCCTCGCCCTCTCGGTCTACGAGCGCACGCGCGAGCTCGGCCTGCTCCGCGCCGTCGGGATGTCACGCCGCCAGGTGCGGCGGATGGTGCGCGGGGAATCAGTGCTGATCGCCGTGATCGGCGGTCTTCTCGGTGCCGGCATCGGCGTGCTGTGGGGTTGGGCATTCAGCACTGCGCTCGAGACGCAGGGGATCTCCGAGGTCCGGATTCCCGGCGTGGAGTTCGCGGCGTTCATTGTCCTGTCGATGGTCGCCGGCGTGGTGGCTGCGCTGGCACCAGCATGGCGGGCGTCCCGTCTCGACGTGCTGCGCGCGGTGACGGCGGACTAG
- a CDS encoding glucose 1-dehydrogenase, protein MTVAFHIGACALLGGANQWSRRPRDHHGRPGPSIGGTLMGEAKMGLLDGRCAVITGGGSGIGAATARRMAAEGAAVTVIDLDGDAAAIVAREVNGHAHKADVTDYDALEAAIRDAHVQMGGLTTLFNNAGNSNMAQIHEWDLAEWDRVVRLNLTGVFHGFRAAVPLMLEGGGGSIVSTSSISGTRPAAGEAPYAAAKAAVAALTATAALEYAPTVRVNAIAPGMIHTGLTDILLTGFDWTVPFMTDKTPLARIGAPEDIADVVLFLASDLARFVTGQNLVVDGGMTLHGSGVDGLYDRFKAMIPPRE, encoded by the coding sequence TTGACCGTCGCCTTCCACATCGGGGCCTGCGCGCTCCTCGGCGGCGCCAACCAGTGGAGCCGGCGCCCGAGGGACCATCATGGTCGCCCCGGCCCATCGATCGGGGGCACGCTCATGGGGGAGGCGAAGATGGGATTGCTCGACGGACGGTGTGCGGTGATCACCGGCGGTGGTTCGGGGATCGGCGCGGCAACGGCTCGCCGCATGGCCGCTGAAGGCGCGGCCGTGACCGTAATCGACCTCGACGGCGACGCGGCGGCGATCGTTGCGCGCGAGGTGAACGGTCATGCCCACAAGGCCGACGTCACCGACTACGACGCGCTCGAAGCGGCCATCCGCGATGCGCATGTGCAGATGGGCGGGCTCACAACGCTGTTCAACAACGCCGGCAACTCGAACATGGCACAGATCCACGAGTGGGACCTCGCCGAGTGGGATCGCGTGGTACGTCTCAACCTGACTGGTGTGTTCCATGGCTTCCGCGCCGCGGTTCCGCTCATGCTCGAGGGTGGCGGCGGGAGCATCGTGAGCACGTCGTCGATCAGCGGCACGCGTCCTGCGGCCGGTGAAGCGCCGTACGCGGCCGCGAAGGCCGCCGTTGCCGCGCTGACCGCGACCGCCGCGCTGGAGTACGCACCCACCGTCCGCGTCAACGCGATCGCGCCGGGGATGATCCACACCGGCCTCACCGACATCCTCCTCACTGGCTTCGACTGGACCGTGCCGTTCATGACCGACAAGACCCCGCTCGCGCGCATCGGGGCGCCCGAAGACATCGCCGATGTGGTGTTGTTCCTGGCCTCCGACCTCGCCCGGTTCGTCACCGGCCAGAACCTCGTGGTGGACGGCGGGATGACCCTCCACGGCTCCGGTGTCGACGGCCTCTACGACCGCTTCAAGGCGATGATCCCGCCCCGCGAGTAG
- a CDS encoding CAP domain-containing protein, producing the protein MRAIWNRRVKTLVGGLAVAALVSACGPKAAQGPAPCAAPSAPANPTASAVYNLANSDRAANGLPALAWNRQLTCLASEWSAVMGASGYLRHRDLNVTIRSAGYASYRTLGENILRGASSMTGAQMEAAWMASAPHRANILSSSFTSIGFGFAMGSDGRVYATQNFGG; encoded by the coding sequence ATGCGAGCGATCTGGAACCGGCGAGTCAAGACCTTGGTGGGCGGCCTTGCCGTCGCCGCCCTGGTCAGCGCCTGCGGACCAAAGGCCGCACAAGGGCCTGCGCCCTGCGCAGCACCGTCGGCTCCGGCCAATCCGACCGCGTCCGCGGTCTACAACCTGGCGAACAGCGACCGCGCCGCCAACGGGCTCCCCGCGCTCGCATGGAACCGCCAGCTCACCTGCCTCGCGAGCGAGTGGAGCGCAGTGATGGGGGCGTCCGGCTACCTGAGGCATCGTGACCTCAACGTCACGATCCGCTCGGCCGGCTACGCGTCCTATCGCACACTCGGAGAGAACATCCTCCGCGGTGCCAGCTCGATGACCGGCGCCCAGATGGAGGCGGCCTGGATGGCGTCGGCGCCACACCGGGCCAACATCCTCTCCAGCTCGTTCACGTCGATCGGATTCGGCTTCGCCATGGGATCCGACGGCCGCGTCTACGCAACCCAGAACTTCGGCGGCTGA
- the cysC gene encoding adenylyl-sulfate kinase, with the protein MSSTPDAPRSPDVVWHEEGVPRAERWTAAGLRGATVWLTGLSGSGKSTVAAALTRLLVGRGVATYTLDGDNLRHGLNGDLGFSAHDRTENVRRVAEVARLFADAGVVAVVPLISPYRAGRAQARLLHEAAGLAFLEVFVDAPIEVCEARDPKGLYAKARAGELSGFTGVDDPYEPPEHPDLVVATDRESPDDAAARIANRLDDGASPEG; encoded by the coding sequence ATGAGCAGCACACCAGACGCGCCACGCAGTCCCGACGTCGTCTGGCACGAAGAAGGCGTGCCCCGCGCCGAGCGTTGGACGGCAGCCGGTCTTCGCGGCGCGACCGTGTGGCTCACTGGGCTCTCGGGCTCGGGCAAGTCGACGGTTGCGGCCGCGCTGACTCGCCTGCTCGTCGGCCGGGGCGTCGCGACGTACACCCTCGACGGAGACAACCTGCGGCACGGGCTCAACGGCGATCTGGGCTTCTCGGCGCATGACCGGACCGAGAACGTTCGCCGCGTCGCCGAGGTCGCCCGGCTGTTCGCCGACGCTGGCGTCGTTGCCGTGGTCCCCTTGATCAGCCCGTATCGCGCCGGACGCGCGCAGGCCCGTCTGCTCCACGAGGCCGCCGGTCTCGCGTTCCTCGAGGTGTTCGTCGACGCTCCCATCGAGGTGTGCGAGGCGCGTGACCCGAAGGGCCTCTATGCAAAGGCCCGCGCCGGTGAGCTCAGTGGCTTCACCGGCGTCGACGACCCGTACGAGCCACCCGAGCACCCTGACCTTGTGGTGGCTACCGACCGCGAGTCGCCGGACGATGCCGCGGCGCGGATCGCGAACCGTCTCGACGACGGAGCCTCACCCGAAGGGTGA
- a CDS encoding GTP-binding protein yields MELLRFATAGSVDDGKSTLIGRLLLETKQIFEDQLEAVERTSRDKGFDYTNLALLTDGLRAEREQGITIDVAYRYFATPRRKFIIADTPGHTQYTRNMVTGASTADLALVLVDARKGVLEQSKRHSVIASLLQVKHLVLCVNKMDLVDYDEQRFDEICEDFSDFAAKLDIDDLTFIPVSALHGDNVVQHSPNTPWYEGPTLLHHLEHVYIGSDRNLIDARFPVQYVVRPMSHEHHDYRGYAGQVASGMFRPGDEVLVLPSGFTTTIAGIDEFGGPVDQAYPPMSVNIRLADNLDVSRGDMFARPHNAPTVTQDVDAMICWFSERPLQAGQIYAVKHTTRTARARIQELNYRLDVNTLHREDEQQSLAMNDIGRISMRSTVPLFVDEYRRNRATGSFILVDESTFETVGAGMILAASAG; encoded by the coding sequence ATGGAGCTGCTGCGGTTTGCGACGGCGGGGTCGGTCGACGACGGCAAGTCGACGCTGATCGGCCGGCTTCTCCTGGAGACCAAGCAGATCTTCGAGGACCAGCTCGAAGCCGTGGAGCGCACGAGCCGGGACAAGGGCTTCGACTACACGAACCTCGCGCTACTCACCGATGGTCTGCGCGCCGAGCGCGAGCAGGGCATCACGATCGACGTGGCCTACCGCTACTTCGCCACGCCGCGGCGCAAGTTCATCATCGCCGATACCCCCGGCCACACTCAGTACACCCGCAACATGGTGACCGGCGCATCAACTGCCGACCTCGCGCTCGTGCTCGTCGACGCGCGCAAGGGAGTCCTGGAGCAGTCAAAGCGTCATTCCGTGATCGCCTCCTTGCTTCAGGTGAAGCACCTCGTGCTCTGTGTGAACAAGATGGACCTTGTCGACTACGACGAGCAGCGCTTCGACGAGATCTGCGAGGACTTCTCCGACTTCGCGGCGAAGCTCGACATCGACGACCTCACATTCATCCCGGTGTCCGCGCTGCACGGCGACAACGTGGTGCAGCACTCGCCGAACACGCCGTGGTACGAGGGCCCGACCCTGTTGCATCATCTCGAACACGTCTACATCGGGTCCGACCGCAACCTCATCGACGCACGTTTCCCCGTGCAGTACGTGGTGCGCCCGATGTCACACGAACACCACGACTACCGCGGCTACGCCGGGCAGGTCGCGAGCGGCATGTTCCGGCCAGGAGACGAGGTCCTCGTGCTCCCGAGCGGGTTCACGACGACCATCGCCGGGATCGACGAGTTCGGCGGCCCGGTCGACCAGGCCTATCCGCCGATGTCGGTGAACATCCGGCTCGCCGACAATCTCGACGTGAGCCGAGGTGACATGTTCGCCCGGCCACATAACGCGCCCACGGTCACCCAGGACGTGGACGCCATGATCTGCTGGTTCAGCGAACGGCCACTCCAAGCCGGGCAGATCTACGCCGTGAAGCACACGACTCGCACGGCACGCGCGCGGATCCAGGAGCTGAACTACCGACTCGACGTCAACACACTCCACCGCGAGGACGAGCAGCAGTCGCTCGCGATGAACGACATCGGGCGGATCTCGATGCGATCGACCGTGCCGCTCTTCGTCGACGAATACCGCCGTAACCGCGCCACCGGCAGCTTCATCCTGGTCGACGAGAGCACGTTCGAGACCGTCGGCGCAGGGATGATCCTCGCCGCGTCGGCGGGATGA